The Peribacillus sp. FSL P2-0133 genome has a segment encoding these proteins:
- the uraH gene encoding hydroxyisourate hydrolase, with protein sequence MDSKLTTHVLDLSKGLPAKGMKIELWAIGEQGDHSFIKEVCTNKDGRVDDPLLQGDHLKPGEYELVFYVGEYFNDGANDPYIRPFLNKVPLRFGIRSNEEHYHVPLLVAQGGYSTYRGS encoded by the coding sequence ATGGATAGTAAGCTGACCACACATGTTTTAGACCTGTCTAAAGGCCTGCCGGCAAAAGGGATGAAGATAGAACTTTGGGCCATAGGAGAACAGGGAGACCATTCTTTCATTAAAGAAGTCTGTACAAACAAAGATGGAAGAGTGGATGATCCGCTACTTCAAGGGGATCATCTCAAACCAGGGGAGTATGAGCTTGTCTTTTATGTTGGGGAATATTTCAATGATGGAGCGAATGATCCTTATATAAGGCCATTTTTAAATAAGGTCCCACTGCGTTTTGGAATAAGAAGTAATGAAGAACATTATCATGTTCCTCTGCTTGTTGCTCAAGGAGGTTATAGCACCTACCGAGGAAGCTAG
- a CDS encoding ZIP family metal transporter, whose amino-acid sequence MKGKWLITVLIPLVLLIGVLGWVLKNGAGVEKDPAAPIEVLNIERIKVTKIGFELFVSNTGPKPLTISQVMVNDSVWNFNVAPQAKLERFDEGKVTISYPWVEGDPHTIKLITENGIITEGEVAAATLTPETTWSNFLNYGLIGFYVGIVPITLGLLWYPFMKRFSRKSINGILALTVGLLLFLFVGTLADGFEIGAEAPSVFQGNMVVIIAASLTFLLLIGFDQYQQRKQEKKGYSPFGLALLMATGIGLHNFGEGLAIGSSFALGEAALGTFLIIGFTLHNITEGIGIAAPLLKTTPRFRDFLLLGVIAGAPAIVGTWVGGFIFSPIWGALFLGIGAGAILQVIYVITKMLIEDHRKHNEESVSWLNLSGFAIGLLIMYFTAFFVKF is encoded by the coding sequence ATGAAGGGCAAATGGTTAATTACTGTTTTAATACCGTTAGTATTACTTATAGGGGTGCTAGGATGGGTGCTAAAGAATGGTGCAGGTGTAGAAAAAGATCCCGCAGCACCGATTGAAGTCTTGAACATTGAACGCATCAAGGTAACTAAAATCGGTTTCGAATTATTTGTTAGTAATACCGGACCCAAACCTTTAACGATTTCTCAAGTGATGGTTAATGATTCAGTGTGGAATTTCAATGTCGCTCCTCAAGCAAAACTTGAACGATTTGATGAGGGAAAGGTGACCATCTCTTACCCATGGGTGGAAGGTGATCCACATACCATTAAGTTAATCACAGAGAATGGGATTATCACGGAAGGTGAAGTGGCAGCTGCCACACTCACTCCGGAAACCACCTGGAGCAACTTTCTTAATTACGGCTTAATCGGCTTTTACGTTGGTATTGTCCCGATTACATTGGGGCTGTTGTGGTATCCCTTTATGAAACGCTTCTCACGAAAATCCATAAATGGGATTCTTGCCCTTACCGTTGGGCTCCTTTTATTCTTATTTGTTGGGACTCTGGCTGATGGATTTGAAATTGGTGCAGAAGCACCTTCTGTCTTTCAGGGAAATATGGTTGTCATTATTGCGGCTTCCTTAACGTTCTTATTATTGATCGGATTTGATCAGTATCAACAAAGAAAACAAGAAAAGAAAGGATATTCTCCTTTTGGTCTGGCTTTGTTGATGGCTACCGGCATAGGGCTTCATAACTTTGGAGAAGGTTTGGCAATTGGTTCTTCCTTTGCACTAGGTGAAGCTGCTTTAGGAACTTTTTTAATTATCGGGTTTACCCTGCACAACATTACGGAAGGGATTGGAATCGCTGCTCCTTTATTAAAGACCACACCTCGATTTAGAGACTTTTTATTATTGGGAGTTATCGCAGGTGCACCCGCCATTGTAGGTACTTGGGTTGGCGGATTCATCTTCTCACCAATTTGGGGAGCTTTGTTCCTTGGTATTGGTGCAGGGGCAATTCTTCAAGTAATTTATGTAATAACGAAAATGCTCATTGAAGATCATAGAAAACATAATGAAGAATCTGTTTCATGGTTAAACCTCTCGGGATTCGCGATTGGACTATTAATCATGTACTTTACTGCATTTTTTGTGAAATTTTAA
- a CDS encoding NlpC/P60 family protein, producing MKKIIASFVVSGLLLSNPLVSNAALGDRTLKSGMTHTEVKQLQEVLKKKEYFKSKNTTTYFGTVTKSAVVKFQKSKGLKADGIVGPNTYRALGVKKQTSNVANVNKASNKSSAIVKEAKKHLNVRYVWGGTTPKGFDCSGFLKYVFDKGADVTLPRTVSEIYKKGTKVSKPQVGDLVFYETYKPGASHAGVYIGGNQFIHSSSSNGVSISSMDNSYWKKRYLGAKRM from the coding sequence ATGAAAAAAATTATAGCATCTTTTGTCGTGTCTGGATTGTTACTATCAAATCCGTTGGTTAGTAATGCTGCATTGGGCGATCGTACATTAAAAAGTGGAATGACCCATACCGAAGTAAAGCAATTACAAGAGGTTCTAAAGAAAAAAGAATATTTTAAGAGTAAGAATACAACTACATATTTTGGGACGGTTACTAAAAGTGCAGTTGTAAAGTTCCAAAAAAGTAAAGGCTTAAAAGCTGATGGCATTGTAGGTCCGAATACATATAGAGCATTGGGTGTAAAAAAGCAGACATCCAACGTAGCTAATGTGAATAAAGCAAGCAATAAATCTTCTGCGATAGTGAAAGAAGCAAAAAAACATTTGAATGTACGGTATGTATGGGGTGGAACTACACCAAAAGGTTTTGATTGCAGTGGATTCCTAAAATACGTTTTCGATAAAGGTGCAGATGTCACTTTACCAAGAACGGTATCTGAAATTTATAAAAAGGGGACAAAGGTGTCCAAACCACAAGTTGGAGATTTGGTCTTTTATGAAACCTATAAACCTGGTGCCTCACATGCTGGTGTTTATATCGGTGGTAATCAATTCATACACAGCTCCTCATCAAATGGTGTAAGCATTTCCTCTATGGATAATAGTTATTGGAAGAAAAGATATTTAGGAGCAAAAAGAATGTAA
- a CDS encoding carbon-nitrogen hydrolase family protein, translating to MGKIKIALLHLLPIAGDVEYNQKLIEQAIQIASNNNAEWIITPELCVSGLQFNHKIGTEWINRQPDAWMSNLSRKLKNLKSTVFLGCPEKGSNGELYNSVLVIDKSGHLLGKQRKISVIDDWSASGDVIEPIKTDNVEVGIMICADAYTKDIANNLFEKGAKILIAPSSWGPGLHGPEGEWEQRSLETGLPVIVCNRTGEDETVRFWDAESMIIKNGVPLLTHKSKQSAILTFEWDLQSMELISPHFDIDYI from the coding sequence ATGGGAAAAATAAAAATAGCTTTATTACACCTATTGCCTATTGCTGGTGATGTGGAGTATAACCAAAAACTAATTGAACAAGCCATTCAAATAGCATCAAATAATAATGCCGAATGGATTATAACACCCGAACTATGTGTCAGCGGACTTCAATTCAATCATAAGATTGGCACTGAATGGATTAACAGGCAACCTGATGCTTGGATGAGTAATTTGAGCCGTAAACTAAAGAATTTGAAAAGCACTGTATTTTTGGGTTGCCCTGAAAAAGGCAGTAACGGAGAGTTGTATAATTCTGTGCTTGTCATAGATAAAAGCGGTCATTTATTAGGTAAACAGAGAAAAATCAGTGTTATTGATGATTGGTCAGCTTCGGGAGATGTAATAGAGCCAATAAAAACAGACAATGTTGAGGTTGGTATTATGATATGTGCTGACGCATATACCAAAGATATTGCTAACAACTTATTTGAAAAAGGAGCAAAAATATTAATTGCACCGTCTTCCTGGGGTCCAGGATTACATGGTCCAGAGGGAGAATGGGAACAAAGGTCATTAGAAACAGGACTGCCTGTAATTGTCTGTAATCGTACTGGTGAAGACGAAACTGTCCGTTTTTGGGATGCAGAAAGCATGATCATAAAAAATGGTGTACCCCTCCTAACACATAAATCAAAACAATCAGCTATACTTACCTTTGAATGGGATTTACAAAGCATGGAATTAATATCCCCTCATTTCGACATCGATTACATATAA
- a CDS encoding twin-arginine translocase TatA/TatE family subunit, translating into MFQSIGIPGLILILVIALIIFGPKKLPEIGRAFGRTLTEFKSATKGLVNDEDKDEGENPELTTVEKKQDKSTVS; encoded by the coding sequence ATGTTTCAAAGTATAGGTATACCAGGTTTAATTTTAATACTTGTCATTGCCTTGATAATTTTTGGACCTAAAAAGCTGCCGGAAATCGGTAGAGCCTTTGGACGTACTTTAACTGAATTCAAGAGTGCTACCAAGGGATTAGTAAATGATGAAGATAAGGATGAAGGGGAAAATCCTGAGTTAACGACTGTTGAAAAGAAGCAGGATAAATCAACAGTTTCATAA
- the uraD gene encoding 2-oxo-4-hydroxy-4-carboxy-5-ureidoimidazoline decarboxylase encodes MISDLNSINELNKEEFIQKLGWVYEDSPWIAERSWDYKPFISLEDLKEKMEIVVQNASLSEQLQLIKSHPDLAARIDMAEASVKEQSAAGLNSLSPDEYEEFHALNNQYKEKFGFPFIFAVRGSDKTLIKAEMKRRIVLDQANELKEAIKQIHLIATHRLSDFIK; translated from the coding sequence TTGATATCTGACCTTAATAGCATAAATGAGTTGAACAAGGAGGAATTCATCCAAAAGTTAGGATGGGTATATGAAGATTCTCCATGGATAGCAGAGCGTTCATGGGATTACAAGCCATTCATTTCCTTAGAGGACCTAAAAGAGAAAATGGAAATAGTTGTGCAGAATGCCTCATTATCGGAACAGCTCCAATTAATCAAGTCTCACCCGGACTTAGCAGCCCGGATTGATATGGCTGAAGCATCAGTTAAAGAACAATCCGCAGCAGGTTTGAATTCGCTTTCTCCGGATGAATATGAAGAATTTCATGCGTTAAATAATCAGTATAAAGAAAAGTTTGGATTTCCGTTCATATTTGCTGTCCGTGGCAGCGATAAAACGTTGATAAAGGCAGAGATGAAAAGAAGGATTGTTTTGGATCAGGCAAATGAACTTAAGGAAGCGATCAAGCAAATCCACTTAATTGCTACCCACAGGTTATCTGATTTTATTAAATAG
- a CDS encoding PucR family transcriptional regulator ligand-binding domain-containing protein yields MHLTMTDALKLPQIKQCQVVAGIQGLYREIESINSFDAPDVLSWLKPNELILTTGYLFQDNPQQLDQFVIELAKMNCSGLFIKLEEIPQTTISIANMANLPILKIPPEFSLSDIMSPLLREIVTRQNEQKESSYSIEDISGVGAENISYGILGMTEVKSSFPQITGGYICTVLPLTLQWNQRNDSITYKQLIKTIETLTEQYKIDKLIRNIKGSLVIIYLETIPLGNTHFYSQVTQISQQIISTLSKHLPMKLMLGVGNYHTGINNLANSLQEALQSIDLGKRLNPGKEIYSYKELITFKILQYAPKNVLMDIVTGNLAPLKDYDDETQSDLIKTLEAFLECNLRPAETARKMGVHRNTIHFRIKSIKKLLGMDLSNDDLFTLKLALYAKRLLDNR; encoded by the coding sequence ATGCATTTAACGATGACTGATGCATTAAAATTACCACAGATAAAACAATGCCAAGTGGTAGCTGGCATTCAGGGACTTTATAGAGAAATAGAATCCATCAATAGCTTTGATGCTCCTGATGTGCTTTCCTGGTTGAAGCCAAATGAATTGATTCTAACAACAGGATACTTATTTCAAGATAATCCGCAACAATTGGACCAATTCGTAATCGAATTAGCAAAAATGAATTGTTCAGGACTGTTCATCAAACTTGAAGAAATTCCACAAACTACTATCAGCATCGCCAATATGGCCAATTTGCCCATTCTCAAAATCCCCCCTGAGTTTTCGCTATCAGATATCATGTCTCCCCTACTTCGTGAAATTGTAACGAGACAGAATGAACAAAAAGAGTCGAGTTATAGTATTGAAGATATTTCAGGAGTTGGTGCTGAAAATATAAGTTACGGGATTTTAGGGATGACGGAGGTCAAATCCAGCTTCCCTCAAATTACTGGAGGATACATATGTACTGTTTTACCTTTAACGCTGCAATGGAATCAAAGGAATGATTCCATTACTTATAAACAGCTTATCAAGACAATTGAAACATTAACCGAGCAATATAAAATCGATAAGCTCATAAGGAATATCAAGGGCAGTCTAGTCATCATTTATCTGGAAACCATCCCCCTAGGGAACACCCACTTTTATTCACAAGTCACCCAGATAAGCCAACAAATTATCTCCACTTTATCTAAACACCTGCCAATGAAACTTATGCTGGGAGTCGGTAACTATCATACAGGTATTAATAACCTAGCTAATAGCTTACAGGAAGCTTTACAATCTATTGATTTGGGAAAACGATTGAACCCAGGAAAGGAAATTTACAGCTACAAAGAATTAATAACATTTAAAATTTTGCAGTATGCTCCAAAAAATGTACTCATGGATATTGTTACAGGTAATTTAGCACCGCTGAAGGACTATGACGATGAAACCCAGTCTGACCTTATCAAAACCTTGGAGGCATTTTTGGAATGCAATCTTCGACCTGCTGAAACGGCCAGAAAAATGGGGGTACATCGAAACACTATCCATTTTCGAATAAAAAGCATAAAAAAACTATTAGGAATGGACTTAAGCAATGATGATCTGTTCACTTTAAAACTTGCACTATATGCCAAACGACTACTGGATAACCGATAA
- the tpx gene encoding thiol peroxidase produces the protein MAHERTGVVTLGGNPVTLIGPELEVGDKAPDFSLLTNDRRKAHLTDYKNKTCIITTVPSLDTGVCDLQTKLLNEEVSKMGDDVAVLAISADLPFAQARWCKESNVDAITILSDHFDLSFGTAYGTYIKDHRLECRAVFVINQEGTMKYVEYVPEVTDHPDYESALQAAKEVINKAGTAK, from the coding sequence TTGGCACATGAGCGTACTGGTGTAGTGACTTTAGGCGGTAATCCAGTGACCTTAATTGGTCCTGAACTAGAAGTAGGGGATAAGGCCCCTGACTTTTCACTATTAACAAACGACCGCCGTAAAGCACATTTAACAGACTATAAAAATAAGACATGCATAATCACGACTGTTCCTTCGCTTGATACGGGTGTATGTGATTTACAAACAAAGCTCTTAAATGAAGAAGTAAGCAAAATGGGTGATGATGTAGCAGTGTTGGCAATCAGCGCAGACCTTCCCTTTGCTCAAGCAAGATGGTGTAAAGAGAGTAATGTGGATGCTATAACCATTCTTTCCGACCATTTTGATTTGTCATTCGGTACTGCATATGGAACGTATATAAAAGATCATCGACTGGAATGCAGGGCAGTATTTGTAATAAATCAAGAAGGAACTATGAAGTATGTGGAATACGTACCGGAAGTCACGGATCACCCAGATTATGAATCCGCATTGCAGGCAGCGAAGGAAGTGATAAATAAAGCTGGTACAGCTAAATGA
- the pucL gene encoding factor-independent urate hydroxylase: MTVQNENRTMYYGKGDVFVYRTFVQPLTGLRKIPESGFTERDNTIFGFNCRISLKGEAFLSSFTEGDNSLVIATDSMKNIIHRQAANYQGNTAEGFLKFLCEVFLDKYSHIDAVELTANEVPFDHVLVPKGEGHENSDVVFRCSRNERATTTIEVKRTPTGSKIVKHSSGIVDVQLIKVKGSSFYGFIQDEYTTLPEAQDRPLFIYLDFDWEYSRWEDATGANPEKYVAAEQISDIANTVFHELNNRSIQQLIYHIGIRILERFPQLANVQFKTNNRTWETVVDTIPNSEGSVYQEPRPPFGFQGFVVTQEDVKQKKAADSTVGVSR, from the coding sequence ATGACAGTTCAAAATGAAAACAGAACGATGTATTACGGTAAAGGGGATGTATTTGTATATAGGACTTTTGTGCAGCCTCTTACAGGTTTGAGGAAAATACCGGAATCAGGTTTCACAGAAAGAGATAACACTATTTTTGGATTTAATTGCCGGATTTCTCTGAAAGGGGAAGCTTTCTTATCTTCTTTTACGGAAGGAGATAATAGCTTAGTGATTGCAACGGATTCCATGAAAAACATCATTCATCGCCAGGCCGCCAATTATCAAGGAAATACGGCGGAAGGATTTTTAAAGTTCTTATGTGAAGTTTTCCTTGATAAGTATAGCCACATAGATGCAGTAGAATTGACAGCAAATGAAGTTCCCTTCGATCATGTACTTGTTCCAAAAGGGGAAGGACATGAAAATAGTGATGTTGTGTTTCGATGTTCCAGAAATGAGAGGGCTACCACTACAATCGAAGTGAAAAGGACACCTACCGGAAGCAAAATCGTTAAGCATTCAAGTGGAATAGTTGATGTCCAGTTAATCAAGGTTAAAGGAAGCTCTTTTTATGGATTTATTCAAGATGAATACACCACACTGCCTGAAGCTCAAGATCGTCCACTATTTATCTACTTGGATTTCGATTGGGAATATAGCCGCTGGGAGGATGCCACTGGAGCAAATCCAGAAAAATATGTAGCAGCAGAACAAATTAGTGATATTGCAAACACAGTGTTCCATGAACTGAATAACCGTTCGATTCAGCAGCTCATTTATCATATTGGCATCAGGATTCTGGAACGTTTCCCTCAGCTGGCGAATGTTCAATTTAAAACCAATAATCGTACCTGGGAAACGGTTGTAGATACTATTCCAAATTCAGAAGGAAGTGTTTATCAGGAACCTCGTCCTCCGTTTGGCTTCCAAGGCTTTGTCGTTACACAAGAAGACGTTAAACAAAAAAAGGCAGCAGATTCAACTGTAGGGGTTTCCCGATAA
- a CDS encoding PucR family transcriptional regulator has protein sequence MYLTIEKALKLPALNQVEVIGGNQGLARVINSVSIMDHPDISWIKRGELLLTTGYVFKDDLNAQINLVRELSKRGSAGLAIKIKRFLSTIPPGMVEEANKYNFPLLEIPYEMPLSDLLFSFTHELVNKEKVKNNEKGSFKVFHSLLKGENRSSSFIPQLQEFGFNPDRPYILLLINETKKEGDSFFPIGRMLEKLNQTEKKDFKYWNINFDGQLIILQGKGMVTDEHLLLQAQRIAGVLEGLISEDNPGTSLSMGLSKVKKEIYNLKEGFIEAKKAIQLGSRVNPTNINDYASIEVEDLINQIPKDAITQYVLSMIQPIIVYDRENEGELLKTLETYLFSRGRIEDAARALFVHRNTVKFRLSRVEDLLGVDLKSRDIAFKLQFSIKAAKLLLHD, from the coding sequence ATGTATTTAACGATCGAAAAAGCTTTGAAGCTTCCTGCCCTAAACCAAGTGGAAGTTATTGGAGGGAATCAAGGGTTAGCTCGGGTAATTAATTCAGTAAGTATAATGGATCATCCGGATATATCATGGATTAAACGAGGGGAACTCCTACTGACAACTGGTTATGTGTTTAAAGATGACCTGAATGCTCAAATCAATCTTGTTAGGGAATTGTCGAAAAGAGGAAGTGCTGGATTAGCTATCAAGATTAAGAGGTTTCTTTCTACGATTCCTCCTGGAATGGTAGAAGAAGCGAACAAGTACAATTTCCCATTACTGGAGATTCCCTATGAAATGCCTTTATCCGACTTATTATTCAGCTTTACACATGAACTTGTTAATAAGGAGAAAGTGAAAAACAATGAAAAAGGAAGTTTTAAAGTTTTTCATTCTCTTTTGAAAGGGGAAAATAGGAGTTCATCTTTTATCCCCCAATTACAGGAATTTGGCTTTAATCCCGATAGGCCATATATTCTTCTCTTAATAAATGAAACGAAAAAAGAAGGGGATTCATTCTTTCCAATTGGTAGAATGTTGGAGAAATTAAACCAAACGGAAAAAAAAGATTTTAAGTATTGGAATATCAACTTCGATGGTCAATTGATTATCCTACAAGGAAAAGGAATGGTGACTGATGAACACCTACTTCTGCAGGCTCAAAGAATTGCCGGCGTTTTAGAAGGTCTTATATCCGAAGATAATCCTGGCACTTCACTATCCATGGGGTTAAGCAAGGTAAAAAAAGAAATCTACAATTTGAAAGAAGGGTTTATTGAAGCTAAAAAGGCTATTCAACTTGGCTCGAGGGTCAACCCGACTAATATCAATGATTACGCAAGCATTGAAGTTGAAGATTTAATAAATCAAATCCCTAAGGATGCAATAACTCAATACGTGCTATCCATGATTCAACCGATTATTGTATATGATAGGGAAAATGAGGGGGAGTTGTTAAAAACGCTAGAAACATATCTATTTTCTAGAGGGAGAATAGAAGATGCGGCACGAGCTTTGTTTGTTCATCGAAATACTGTAAAGTTCCGTTTGTCTAGAGTTGAGGACTTATTGGGAGTTGATTTAAAATCGAGGGATATTGCTTTTAAATTGCAGTTTAGTATAAAAGCTGCGAAGTTATTATTACATGACTAG
- a CDS encoding VanW family protein yields MRLTWIAGILLFVQQVNISESLSVTQHGQTIATVNRADVTMPILNVPMMDLDKYNRFIEKLDRQVYQKPVNATIDKYGNILPGRVGYKLYHQAFNEQFYSFLNNSKAYKLEVPLLAIYPKVDIELLAQIRVKKIGEYRTYFNQNNKNRSNNILLATKAINNYVVFPGEKFSFNQAVGKRTGDKGYMLARVIVEGEFSEGIGGGICQVSSTLFNAIDNAGLQTIQRYSHTRSVPYVPSGRDATVSWDGPDFSFKNKYNQPILIRATTQGGIVNITVYSSDMINYETRKVPNASKHISKEISV; encoded by the coding sequence TTGAGATTAACATGGATTGCCGGAATTTTACTATTCGTTCAACAAGTGAATATCTCTGAAAGCTTATCGGTAACTCAACATGGACAAACCATCGCCACTGTCAACCGTGCTGATGTTACTATGCCCATACTAAATGTTCCTATGATGGACTTGGATAAATACAATCGGTTTATCGAAAAACTAGACCGCCAAGTGTACCAAAAACCTGTAAATGCCACTATCGATAAATATGGTAATATTCTACCTGGCCGGGTAGGTTATAAGCTTTACCATCAGGCGTTTAATGAGCAATTTTATTCCTTTTTGAATAATAGTAAAGCATACAAATTGGAAGTGCCTTTGCTTGCTATTTATCCAAAAGTTGACATCGAATTGCTTGCTCAGATTCGTGTGAAAAAAATAGGTGAATATAGAACCTATTTTAATCAGAACAATAAAAATCGTTCAAATAATATCTTGCTTGCTACAAAAGCCATTAATAATTATGTCGTGTTTCCAGGAGAGAAGTTTTCTTTTAACCAAGCCGTTGGCAAGAGGACAGGAGACAAAGGATATATGCTTGCTCGGGTCATAGTCGAAGGAGAGTTTTCTGAAGGGATTGGTGGAGGGATCTGTCAGGTGTCATCCACGCTGTTTAATGCTATCGACAATGCAGGATTGCAAACAATTCAACGCTATTCCCATACTAGGAGCGTTCCTTATGTTCCATCTGGTCGGGATGCTACAGTAAGCTGGGATGGTCCTGATTTTAGCTTTAAAAACAAGTACAATCAACCTATCCTAATCCGAGCTACAACACAAGGAGGAATTGTGAACATCACGGTGTATTCTTCGGATATGATTAATTATGAAACCCGAAAAGTTCCCAACGCTTCAAAACACATATCAAAAGAAATATCGGTGTGA
- a CDS encoding multicopper oxidase domain-containing protein, protein MSEEKKVSRRDILKMGTAGAFGIAGSYYLNKMTQIPTVAQASNDSSHKKGNHSNHANMSDKTITTGYKMAERLLTEFDYGKVTKLPNGQTLREYEVVAIDKEIEIAKGIKFPGWTYNGTIPGPTFRCTEGDLLRFNFINEGSHPHSIHFHGIHPPEMDGLTSIYPGQRFTYEFEAKPYGLQIYHCHVLPLARHIHKGLYGNFIIDPKKPREPALELNMVMNGYDLDLDGENEFYTVNGYAFAFMNHPIKIKKDQLVRIYLSNLTEFDLLNSFHLHANYFTYYPTGRNDNPSQFTDTIMQCQGERGIIEVRFPYKGIYMFHAHVSEFAELGWMGFFEVE, encoded by the coding sequence ATGTCTGAAGAGAAAAAGGTTTCCCGCAGAGATATTTTAAAGATGGGGACTGCAGGTGCGTTTGGAATAGCTGGATCTTATTACTTAAATAAAATGACACAAATTCCAACGGTGGCTCAGGCTTCCAATGATTCGTCTCATAAGAAGGGCAATCATTCCAATCATGCAAATATGAGTGATAAGACAATAACAACCGGTTATAAAATGGCTGAACGACTCCTTACTGAGTTTGATTACGGAAAAGTTACCAAGTTGCCAAATGGCCAAACACTCCGGGAATATGAAGTCGTGGCAATTGATAAGGAAATCGAAATTGCCAAAGGAATTAAATTCCCAGGCTGGACTTATAACGGAACTATTCCAGGACCAACTTTTCGATGTACCGAGGGGGACCTTTTGCGGTTTAACTTTATTAATGAGGGCAGCCATCCCCACTCTATCCATTTTCACGGAATCCACCCTCCTGAGATGGACGGTTTAACTTCCATTTATCCTGGACAAAGATTCACGTACGAATTTGAAGCGAAACCCTACGGTTTGCAAATTTACCATTGCCATGTACTCCCTCTAGCCCGCCATATCCATAAAGGCTTATACGGTAATTTTATTATTGATCCAAAGAAGCCAAGAGAACCGGCATTAGAGTTAAACATGGTTATGAATGGATATGACTTGGATTTAGACGGCGAAAACGAGTTTTATACGGTAAATGGCTATGCCTTCGCATTTATGAATCACCCTATTAAAATCAAAAAAGATCAACTCGTAAGAATTTATCTAAGTAATTTAACAGAATTTGACTTATTAAATTCGTTTCACTTGCATGCGAATTACTTTACGTATTATCCAACAGGCAGAAACGATAACCCCTCCCAGTTCACAGATACCATTATGCAATGCCAGGGAGAGCGTGGAATTATTGAAGTTCGGTTTCCATACAAGGGAATATATATGTTTCATGCCCATGTAAGTGAATTTGCTGAGTTAGGCTGGATGGGATTCTTTGAGGTCGAGTAA